A genomic stretch from Cygnus atratus isolate AKBS03 ecotype Queensland, Australia chromosome 27, CAtr_DNAZoo_HiC_assembly, whole genome shotgun sequence includes:
- the LOC126913585 gene encoding proline-rich protein 36-like yields MAGTAAGSRSSRGCGPAGEPSARELSPAPFFLTERFPRRLPPVPQMPNSPFVVPAEPPTVAAWLLPSFPAAMAVPLQPPQVPTLPYALPQATVWHVVPGVQGQVLQLPAVVQLPPGGHLPPEGHHLQLVQLPAVGHNLQLVQLPHTAPPCAPVCQWGQPTVTGTLVPHHALGLGPRAVLHGEPLHPAGTCLLQAPAHPGPPPPLVPGPRLRGQALPTPRTVTSSQGQLPEPCDRAVGLSEDQGPPLPHPTPPEPFLAPSTCSTQTATPHAATAPEVPEEPPQLPELGPDAFAEAFPELAGDSQQLQHAQDQLLADLDIPGMEELLSWLEALPDLSEDIEEPSTQGLEATGALGEVPSTPGVYPEKVGGGLSVQSPVVPAASPPLSSAASPLPSARSRPLPNPPLSPPKRSPDTQVLSSLSRPLPKPPQSSLKNHPNSKVLSDQRRPLPKCPLGPLKSPLAAPASTGTKRGAKRPAPTSTPGTAESSQHKRPATEKPPGKERKMLLGQGVEGPKTPCQGRRARDAGMSKAPGRRGSSRQEGSGRQQPATDNSRARSKRARSPGAAGGQGAASPPPRRARLLPETPSGEPRAVRPQDRLCPQAVRAKMLQRQHLGTKTPSETLQPLGARAKALGPVRQLPCAQPQPTSGGPSSMPRAPPTVPGSSAAPAAPQSPAGGKEKVVPAPPGSTASTGDAALEQAPRAPCLPAAGGQAQRGALPTQPRTLQPPARPRVDYVPCVGPWARSHAAPTPLEEQEASVPITPQQRPERERLKKLAQEERQRAAQQTKIGPVQFFAQRQKDRAIAKYYGYP; encoded by the exons ATGGCAGGTACAGCAGCGGGCTCCCGCTcctcccggggctgcggccCTGCCGGCGAGCCCAGCGCCCGAGAGCTCAGCCCAGCGCCCTTTTTCCTCACAGAGAGATTCCCCAGACGGCTGCCGCCGGTGCCGCAGATGCCCAACTCCCCCTTCGTTGTCCCAGCTGAGCCGCCAACGgtggctgcctggctgctgccctccttccccGCAGCGATGGCGGtgcccttgcagcccccccaggtACCCACCCTCCCCTACGCGCTGCCCCAGGCCACCGTCTGGCACGTGGTGCCGGGGGTCcaggggcaggtgctgcagctcccagccgtGGTGCAGCTGCCGCCTGGGGGGCACCTCCCACCCGAGGGGCACCacctgcagctggtgcagctcCCCGCCGTGGGGCATAacctgcagctggtgcagctcCCCCACACCGCTCCTCCCTGTGCCCCTGTCTGCCAGTGGGGACAGCCCACGGTGACGGGGACACTGGTGCCCCACCAtgcgctggggctggggcccaGGGCCGTGCTCCACGGGGAGCCCCTGCACCCCGCAGGCACCTGCCTGTTGCAGGCCCCCGCCCACCCCGGCCCCCCGCCACCCCTCGTCCCGGGGCCTCGGCTCCGGGGGCAGGCGCTCCCCACGCCCCGCACCGTGACCAGCAGCCAGGGGCAGCTGCCGGAGCCCTGCGACCGCGCCGTGGGGCTCAGCGAGGACCAGGGGCCCCCGCTGCCTCACCCCACTCCCCCCGAGCCTTTCCTGGCTCCATCAACCTGCAGCACCCAGACGGCGACGCCCCATG CGGCGACAGCCCCGGAGGTGCCTgaggagcccccgcagctgCCCGAGCTGGGCCCTGATGCCTTCGCCGAGGCCTTtccagagctggcaggggacagccagcagctgcagcacgcGCAGGACCAGCTCCTGGCCGACCTGGACATCCCCGGCAtggaggagctgctcagctggctcGAGGCC ctgcccgACCTCTCCGAGGACATCGAGGAGCCAAGCACGCAGGGACTGGAAGCCACAGGAGCCCTCGGTGAGGTACCCTCAACCCCTGGGGTGTACCCCGAGAAGGTTGGGGGCGGGCTGTCGGTGCAGTCCCCTGTTGTGCCGGCAGCGAGCCCccccctcagctctgcagccagtCCCCTGCCCAGTGCCCGTAGTAGACCCCTACCCAATCCACCCCTGAGTCCCCCCAAGAGGTCCCCTGACACCCAAGTCCTCAGTTCCCTTAGTAGACCCCTGCCCAAACCCCCCCAGAGTTCCCTCAAGAACCACCCCAACTCCAAGGTCCTCAGTGACCAGAGGAGACCCCTGCCCAAATGCCCCCTGGGTCCCCTCAAGAGCCCCCTGGCTGCCCCTGCGTCCACCGGCACCAAGCGGGGGGCCAAGCGCCCCGCGCCCACCAGCACCCCCGGGACAGCGGagagctcccagcacaagaggcCAGCAACAGAGAAACCCCCCGGCAAGGAGAGGAAGATGCTGCTGGGCCAGGGTGTCGAAGGCCCCAAGACGCCTTGCCAGGGACGCCGTGCCAGGGACGCCGGCATGTCCAAGGCCCCAGGACgccgtggcagcagcaggcaagaGGGCAgcggcaggcagcagccagcgaCCGACAACTCCCGGGCGCGCAGCAAGAGAGCCCGaagcccgggggctgctggggggcaagGAGCAGCGTCGCCGCCTCCCCGCAGAGCACGGCTGCTGCCGGAGACTCCGAGCGGGGAGCCCCGTGCCGTGCGGCCCCAGGACAGGCTCTGTCCCCAAGCCGTCAGGGCCAAGATGCTGCAGCGCCAGCACCTGGGGACAAAGACCCCCAGCGAGACTTTGCAGCCGCTGGGGGCCAGGGCGAAGGCGCTGGGGCCAGTGCGCCAGCTGCCCTGTGCGCAGCCGCAGCCCACCTCCGGCGGccccagcagcatgcccaggGCCCCGCCGACAGTGCCAGGCTCCAGCGCTgcgcccgctgccccccagTCCCCAGCTGGCGGCAAAGAAAAGGTGGTGCCGGCACCACCAGGCAGCACGGCGTCAACAGGGGACGCTGCCCTAGAGCAGGCGCCCAGAGCGCCGTGCCTGCCGGCCGCGGGGGGCCAAGCGCAgcggggggctctgcccacACAGCCAcgcacgctgcagcccccggcacggccccgcgtGGACTACGTGCCCTGCGTGGGGCCCTGGGCGCGCAGCCACGCGGCGCCCACGccgctggaggagcaggaggcgtCGGTGCCCATCACGCCGCAGCAGCGTCCTGAGCGGGAGCGCCTGAAGAAGCTGGCCCAGGAGGAGCGGCAGCGGGCGGCCCAGCAGACGAAGATCGGCCCTGTGCAATTCTTCGCGCAGCGGCAGAAAGACAGGGCCATAGCCAAGTATTACGGCTACCCGTGA